Sequence from the Catenuloplanes indicus genome:
CATTCGCGGGGGTACGGGAAAGCGCCGTCACCCACCCGAAGACGATTACTCGCAGTGATCATCTCGTCGCGATCAGATCCACCACGATGAGCAGCGCGACCACGTCCCACCCTCGCCAGAGCTGCCGCAGCAGGTCGATCGGGAGCAGCCCGAACGGCGTCTCCACGACCGGCCCGTCGTAGACCAGCGACGGCCGGGTGCCCGAGCGGTACACCGCGCCGCCCACGCCGAGCAGCAGCACCACGGCCAGCCACGGCGGCCGCTCCCCCGCGACCGGCGCGGTGACCATGAAGAACAGTGCGGCGGCGAGCACCGGCACGGCCAGGTGCGCCACCTTCAGCTCGGTGTCGCCGCCGCCGAGCGCGCGCCGCAGCCCGGGCGACCGGGTGATCGCGCGCAGCCCGCCGGCCAGCCGGTCCCCGGCCAGGAACGCGGTGAGCACCAGCGCCGGGCCGGCCAGCCCCGGGACCGCGAGCGCGACCGCGTACTGCACCAGCACCAGCGCGGCCCAGCCGAGCAGCGCGGCCCGCCGCCGGACGGCCCGGCGCAGCTCCGCCTGGGTCAGCGCCCACCAGCGCGGACCGGCCCGGAACCGGCGGCTGCGCACCCGGCCGAGCGCACGCCAGCGGCGCACCTCCAGCAGGTCCGCGATCAGCGTCGGGTCCAGCATCACCGCGGCCGCGGCGGCGCTGCTCGCGAACTGCGCGCCGGTCGTGGTGGTGGACCGGTCCAGCCTCCGCAGCGCCCGGATCGCGAGAACCACGGCTGTTCCGGCCACCACGAACACGGGCGGCGAGACGAGCGGGTGCATCGCGCCGGACGGGCGTGGCAGCGCCGTGCTCAGAAAGTGCAGCGCCACCACCGTGGCCGCGACCAGCGCACCGGCGGCGAGCAACACCCGGCCCGGCAGCTCCGCCACCCACCGCGCCCGCCGCGCGCCCTGCGCCACCACCGCACCGGCGCCGGCCAGCAGCCCGGTCGCGGCGCCGAGCAGCGGCACATGCACGGTGCTCTCGCCGGACAGCGCGCCGAACAGGAACCCGAGCAGCGCCACCGTCGCGGTCGCACCGGCCAGCAGGCCGGCGAACCGGGGCAGCAGCAGCGCCCGCCGGTCGACCGGCGCGCTCGCCACCCAGGACTGCAGCGCCGGCCCGACGAAGACCGGGCCGAGCGCACGCAGCCCGGCCCAGCCGAACCCGGCCGCGGTCAGCACCGCCGCGATCACCAGCCACCGCTGCTCGGCCGGGTCACCCGCGTCGACCAGCGTGGACCCGAGGAAGTCGCGGCCCATGTCGACGAACGCCCAGCCGTAGAGCGCCGCCAGCAGCGCCAGCAGGTAGAGGTCGGTGAGGAAGTCGCCGAACGACGTGCTGTGGTGCCGCCGTCGCAGCCGCCGCATCCGCGCCCGCACCTCGCGGGCACCGGCCGGACCGCTCACGCGCCGATCTCGATCCGCACGTCCGCGACCGCCGCGATCAGCTCCTCGTCGTGCGAGGCCAGCAGCACCGCCACCCCGGCCGCCTTCTCGCGCAGCAGCCGCTCGGCCAGCCACGCCCGCCCGCACACGTCCAGCCGCTGCTCCGGCTCGTCCAGGATCAGCAGCCGCCGCGGTCGCACGAAGCAGGAGGCCAGCGCGAGGCGCCGCCGCTGTCCACTGGAGAGCGTGGCCGGCAGCTGGTCACGCGCCCGGTCCAGCCCCAACTCGGCCAGCACCCCGTCGACCGGGTCACCGCCGCCGTGCGCGGCCGCGAGCAGCTCCAGATGCTCCACCACGGACAGGTCCGCGAAGAAGTCGATGTCGTCCAGCGCCGCCGCCATGATCGACCGCGTCCACGGATCGGCCTCGTCCAGCCGCCGCCCCTCGGACCGCACCTCGCCGTCGTCCGGCCGCTCCGCCCCCACCACGCAGCGCAGCAGCGTCGTCTTCCCCGACCCGTTGGGCCCGGTCACCACCCCGGCCTGCCCCGCCGCCACCTCGAAACTCACGTCGTCGAGCACCAGCAGTTCCCCGAAGCTCCGCCGCAGCCCCCGCACCTCCAGCGCCACCATGGCGCCAACTCTGTCAGATCTGCCGACGACGCCGCGATCGCCCCACCGGCCGCAACGGCCCACCGAAGATAGACAACCTGCAATAAAAATAGATCAAAAAATGAGTGAATGCGATGTTCATCTGATCAATATTGAGAACCACTGGAAGTGTTCGGCGGACCTCCGAACCGGCTACTTGCCTCACCATTAACGACCATGCGAAACTCTTGCCCTGGAGGCGAGGGTCAATTCTCCACGGCGCCATGCATACGATCCGCCAGGGCGAACACACGTTCCATAAATCCCGGCCGCCGAACGTCATATCACTCTCACAGTGTCACGTTCGCGACACCGACACCTGTCGCACAATGCCCGCACCCAGGGGGAACAATGAGCATTGTCGCCGTCATGAATTACAAAGGTGGCGTCGGCAAGACCACCTTGACCGCGAACCTCGGCGGCGAGGTCGCCAAGCGCGGGCATCGAGTTCTTCTGATCGACCTCGATCCACAGGCAAACCTGACCTTCTCGTTCTACAGCCTTCCGCAGTGGCACGAAGGACTCGACCAACGCACGATCAAGCAGTGGTACGAGGGCGACATCCCCGGCCGGGAGGTGCCGCTCTCCGAACTCATCGTCACGCCCGAACAGGCCAATGACGCCATCAGTGACAACGGCGGCCGGCTGGATCTGATCTCTTCCCACCTCGGCCTGATTGACATAGACCTTCATCTGGCCTCGAAGCTCGGCGGCACGACGCTACAGGAGTCGAAGAGGCGTTACCTCACACTCCACGGCTGCCTGAGGCGCGCACTGCAGGACAAGTCGTTCGATGACTACGACCTGGTCCTCATCGACTGCGCCCCCAATTTCGGCCTGGTCACCAAGACCGCAATCGTCGCGAGCGACCACGTTCTCGTACCGGCCAAAGCCGACTACCTTTCCACCCTGGGAATCAGCTATCTGGCGGGCAGCTGCGACAAACTGGTCGAGGAATACAACGACTACGTCGGGCACGGCCCCAATGACGGCACCTCGAAAATCAATCCACGGTTCTTGGGCATCGTCTTCACGATGGTCAAGATCTACGCAGCGCGCCCCATCGGCACCCAGCAGAACTACATCGAAGAGGTTCGCGCGAACGCCGGGCTCCCCGTCCTCTCCACCGTCATGCGCGACAGCCCCCGGCATTACGGGGACGCCGGCGCACGCGGCATTCCGGCGATGCTGACCGCACCGATGAGCGACGACGTGGCGACCGAGTTCCGGCACCTCGCCGAGGAAATCATGCAGCAGATCTCCCTTGAAAAGGGCGGGCA
This genomic interval carries:
- a CDS encoding DUF6297 family protein, translated to MSGPAGAREVRARMRRLRRRHHSTSFGDFLTDLYLLALLAALYGWAFVDMGRDFLGSTLVDAGDPAEQRWLVIAAVLTAAGFGWAGLRALGPVFVGPALQSWVASAPVDRRALLLPRFAGLLAGATATVALLGFLFGALSGESTVHVPLLGAATGLLAGAGAVVAQGARRARWVAELPGRVLLAAGALVAATVVALHFLSTALPRPSGAMHPLVSPPVFVVAGTAVVLAIRALRRLDRSTTTTGAQFASSAAAAAVMLDPTLIADLLEVRRWRALGRVRSRRFRAGPRWWALTQAELRRAVRRRAALLGWAALVLVQYAVALAVPGLAGPALVLTAFLAGDRLAGGLRAITRSPGLRRALGGGDTELKVAHLAVPVLAAALFFMVTAPVAGERPPWLAVVLLLGVGGAVYRSGTRPSLVYDGPVVETPFGLLPIDLLRQLWRGWDVVALLIVVDLIATR
- a CDS encoding ParA family protein encodes the protein MSIVAVMNYKGGVGKTTLTANLGGEVAKRGHRVLLIDLDPQANLTFSFYSLPQWHEGLDQRTIKQWYEGDIPGREVPLSELIVTPEQANDAISDNGGRLDLISSHLGLIDIDLHLASKLGGTTLQESKRRYLTLHGCLRRALQDKSFDDYDLVLIDCAPNFGLVTKTAIVASDHVLVPAKADYLSTLGISYLAGSCDKLVEEYNDYVGHGPNDGTSKINPRFLGIVFTMVKIYAARPIGTQQNYIEEVRANAGLPVLSTVMRDSPRHYGDAGARGIPAMLTAPMSDDVATEFRHLAEEIMQQISLEKGGQR
- a CDS encoding ABC transporter ATP-binding protein produces the protein MVALEVRGLRRSFGELLVLDDVSFEVAAGQAGVVTGPNGSGKTTLLRCVVGAERPDDGEVRSEGRRLDEADPWTRSIMAAALDDIDFFADLSVVEHLELLAAAHGGGDPVDGVLAELGLDRARDQLPATLSSGQRRRLALASCFVRPRRLLILDEPEQRLDVCGRAWLAERLLREKAAGVAVLLASHDEELIAAVADVRIEIGA